In a genomic window of Babylonia areolata isolate BAREFJ2019XMU chromosome 3, ASM4173473v1, whole genome shotgun sequence:
- the LOC143280457 gene encoding GTPase IMAP family member 9-like, with translation MAVVCQPARERTEFFKEDASNETLRVVLLGKTGSGKSSVGNTLLGSEEFHVERGMCSGTDRCQFAHTHRAGQSLQVTDTPGVCDTHRSEGEVLREVGKSLVVASPGPHVILMVLRCDRRFTQEEYDAYLILKCLFGEEICDHVIVVFAGVDSLGSTEQEREARLQQEVERSPPLLKNVIADARGRYFGVDNVAPRANRNLQADRLLGRIKTLVSQNAGHHFSSQLYDDVNEHVRVIVEQRMRADDVTYDVALRTTKHDVIAERTSVGFFRKLVDIVGNRVLPALKNLLGEAVAFGTLAVATYCSLM, from the exons ATGGCGGTTGTATGTCAGCCTGCCAGAGAGCGGACAGAATTTTTTAAGGAAGACGCCAGTaatg AAACGCTGAGGGTGGTGTTGCTGGGGAAGACAGGCAGCGGGAAGAGCTCTGTGGGCAACACCCTGCTGGGCAGCGAGGAGTTCCACGTGGAGAGGGGCATGTGCTCGGGCACAGACCGCTGTCAGTtcgcccacacacacagggcgggacAGTCCCTGCAG GTGACAGACACCCCCGGGGTGTGTGACACTCATCGGAGTGAGGGGGAGGTGCTGAGGGAGGTGGGCAAAAGCCTGGTGGTGGCCTCCCCTGGCCCCCACGTCATCCTCATGGTGCTGCGCTGTGACCGCCGCTTCActcag gaagAGTATGATGCCTATCTCATCCTGAAGTGCCTGTTCGGGGAAGAGATCTGTGACCACGTGATTGTCGTCTTCGCTGGCGTGGACTCCTTGGGTAGTACGGAGCAAG AACGTGAAGCACGCTTGCAACAGGAAGTTGAGCGTTCTCCCCCATTGCTGAAGAACGTCATCGCGGACGCCAGAGGGCGCTACTTCGGTGTTGACAACGTGGCGCCTCGGGCCAACCGAAACTTACAGGCTGACAGACTCCTGGGGAGGATTAAG ACCCTCGTCAGCCAGAACGCCGGCCACCACTTCAGCAGCCAGCTCTACGATGACGTCAACGAGCACGTGCGCGTCATCGTCGAGCAGCGCATGCGCGCGGATGACGTCACCTATGACGTGGCGCTGCGGACCACCAAGCATGACGTCATCGCGGAGAGGACGAGCGTTGGGTTCTTCCGGAAGCTGGTGGACATCGTGGGCAACAGGGTGCTGCCTGCCCTCAAGAATCTGCTTGGGGAAGCGGTGGCGTTCGGAACCCTGGCTGTGGCGACCTACTGCAGTCtgatgtga